The nucleotide window CCGCTGAACCTGGAGACGACGGGCGGCTTCCTGCGCGCGCGGCCGGAGCGCAAGCGCGCGAATGGCGGCAGGCCTCCCCCGGAGCCCGAGCTGGACGCGACGCCGCTGCCGGTGCGGCCAGAAGAGGTGGCCCAGGTGCTGGGGCCAGGCGGCGCGCTGGAGCGGGGCGGCGGATTCCTGTCCCGGCCCGCGCAGCTGGAGATGGCGCAGGCGGTGGCGCGCACGCTGTCGGACGGCGGGCAGGTGGCGGTGGAGGCCGGCACGGGCACGGGCAAGTCGCTGGCGTACCTCACGCCCGCGGCGCTGTTCGCCTCGCGCAACGGGCTGAAGGTGGGCGTGGCGCCGCACACGAAGACGCTCCAGGACCAGCTCCTGGAGAAGGACCTGCCCCGGCTGCACCAGGCCACCGGCGGCGCGTTCGGCTACGCGCTGCTCAAGGGCCAGACGAACTACCTGTGCCGCCGCCGCGCGCTGGAGGCCACGCGCGTGGAGCCGGGGATGAATCACTCCGCGCGGGCGCCCCGGGCCTACGTGCGCGCGTACATGCGCCGCAGCGTGGACGGGGACCTGGACCGGCTGAGCCACTGGTTCCGAGAGCGCTTCCCCGGCATGCACGGGCTGGTGCCGGCGGTGCGCTCCGAGGCGGCGACGACGCTGGGCGAGCGGTGCCCGCATCACCACAAGTGCTTCTACCACTCGGCGGTGGCGCAGGCGCGCGAGGCGGACGTGCTGGTCATCAACCAGTCGCTCGCGTTCGCGTGGCCCGCGCGCTACGGGCGCCTGGACCACCTGGTGCTGGACGAGGCGCACGAGTTGGAGGACGTGGCCACCACCGCGCTCACGGTGGAGCTGTCCGACCTGGCCTTCCTGCGCCTCACGGAGCGGCTGCACGGACGCGACGGGCGCCGGGGCCTCTTCGCGGAGTTGCGCCGCGCGCTCGCGGCCACGCGCCGGGACGAGTCCCGCGTGCTGATGTCCGAGGTGGACGACGCCCTGCGCACGCTGCTCCAGGAGGCGCGCCTGCTGGGCGAACAGGTGACGGCCCTGTGCGAGCCCGCGGCGGCGATGCCCGGCGAGGACGCGGACGACGCGGCCTACGCGCCGGAGCTGCGGGTGACGGACGCGGTGCGCGCCCTGCCCGCCTGGGAGCCCGTGCGAGAGGGACTGGTGGCGGTGCGCACGGCGCTGCAACGGGTGCACACGCTGCTGTCGGTGCGCGTCCTGGCGGCGCTGCCGGAGCTGGCGGTGAAGCAGCCTTCGCTGGAGCGGGAGCTGGCCGGCGCCACCACGGAGCTGGGCGAACTGTCGGTGCTCGCCGGCGAGTTGGCTGGAGAGCCGGACGCGAAGCGCTGCTACGCGGCGCGGGCGGAGCCTCGCAAGGCGCGTTGGAGCGTGGGCGCGCAGCCGGTGGACGTGTCCGAGTCCGTGGCGAAGGACTTCGCCGCGAACAAGCGCGCGCTGGTGATGGCGTCCGCCACGCTGGGCACGGGTGACCCTGTGCCCTTCGTGCTGAAGCGGCTGGGACTGAGGCCGCCCATCCTGCGCGCACCGTCGCCGTTCCATCTGGGACAGCAGGCGCTGGTGGTGCTGGTGACGGACGCGCCGCGCGCGCACGAGGAGCCGTTCATCGACTGGGCCTCCGGGCGCATCTCCGGCCTGGCGCAGGTGATGGGCGGCCGGGTGCTGGGCCTGTTCGCCTCCACGCGGCGGCTGGAGCGCGTCGCGCGCGAGGTGCAGGCGCGGCTGGAGCCGCACGGCATCGAGGTGCTGCGCCAGTCGCGCGGGCACGGCCGTTCGCTGGCGGCGCGGCAGGAGCGCGACACGGGCACGGTGCTGCTGGGCACCAAGAGCTTCTGGCAGGGCGTGGACATCCCCGGCCGCGGCGTGGGGTGTGTCTTCATCGACAAGCTGCCCCTGGAGCCGGCGTCACGGCCGCTGGTGGCCGCGCGCGAGGAGCCGCTGGCGAAGGCGGGCAACGAGTACCTGGGCTTCCTCCAGTACCGGCTGCCGCGCGCGCTGCTGCTCCTGCGCCAGGGCGTCGGGCGGCTCATCCGCTCCACCACGGACCGGGGCATCGTCGTGGTGGCGGACCCAGGACACGCGAGCTACCGGCCGCTGCTGCTCCAGGCGCTCGCGGGCTACCGAGTCGTCGCGCTGCCGTGGGCGCAGGCCCGGCTGCTGCTGCACTCGGAGCTCTTGCAGATGGGGCTCACCGCGGACACCGCGCGGGTGTGAGCCCCAAGGCCCTGCCCTACCGCGCCAGCCGCTCGCGGTAGCGCGTCTCCAGGGCGGTCAGTTCGTCCACCCAGGGGCCCGTGGCGCCGCTCGTCTTCGCCTGCGCCAGGGCCTCCGACAGTGCGCGCGCGTCCTCGGTCTGCTGCGCGCGCAGCCGCTGGGTCATGTCCCGCGCGACCTCGAAGACATCCTGCAGCTCGTCGCCTTCGCGCAGGCCGTGCTGCGGCGGGTTCAGGTGGCCTTCCGCCACTTCGCGCATCATGCGCTTGATGCGGAAGAGCGGGCCCACCATCCGGTGCGTCACCACGATGGTCGCCAGCGCCACCACCGCGATGAACGACACCAGGCAGCCGCCCAGCACCCACCACGTCAGCTGCTGATGGCGCTCCAGCTCCGCGCGCTGCGTGACAATGGCCGCGCGCTCCGCGTCGTACTTGGCGTCGATGGCCTGCGCCTGCTCGCGGAACTGCTTCTCGAACGCCGGGTCGTTCATGTGGGCCATCAGCTCGTTGGAGAGCGTGGCTCCGGACAACTCGCGGCTCACCTCCGCCGCAGCCGAGCGGGCGTCCACCGCCGTCGCCGTCTCGTGCAACAGCGAGTTCGCCGCGCGCACCAGGAAGATGCCCAGGAGCGCCGCCATCACCAGCGTCACACCGACGATGTACGCGGTGAGCCTCAGCTGGAAGGGCGCGTCGAGCAGGAAGTTGCGCCAGCGGCGCTTCGTCGTCGGGGCCTGGGCCGTGGTCGTCGTCATGTCTCGCTGCTCCACTCGAAGGTCGCGGCGGCTTCCTCGATGGCTCGGGGGATCAGGGCCTTCAACAGGTCCGCGGGCGGAGCCCCCGCGGCGTTCACTTCCACCTGTCCCATCAGGGACTGCTCCGGGTACGTCATGCACAGAAGCTGCAGGCGCAGGCCTCCACTGTCCGTCGCCTGGATCTCCGCCGTGATGCGGTAGCCGTGCACGCCCAGCTTCTTGAGCGCGCCCTTCGCCGCGGCCTTCGACTCCTTCTCCGGCGCCATCTGCGCGCCCCGGCGCACCAGCTTGGAACGAAGCCGCTCCTGCGTCACCTTCACGAGCTCCGCGGGCACGCTGCCCGTCTTGTCCTTCAGCGCGTCCAGCGACAGGTAGAAGCGCGGCCGGCGCGACTGGAACGCCTTGATGACCTTGATGGACTCCGCCACCGCCGCCTGCACCGTGGCGTCCGCCTCCCCCTGCACCGCCTGGAGGCAGTCGAGCCCCTTCGGCTCCAAGAGCGCGCCCAATCCCTTGGCCACCGCCGCGCGCACCAGCTCGCTCGGGTCCTTGAGGCCGCCGCACAGCGGTGTCACCGCTTCGGGATCCTCGGTGGCGCCCAACACCAGCGCGGCCTGTGAGCGCGCACGCGGATCCCTTCCCTTCTCCAACTGACGGCCCAGGAAGGTGATGCGCGTGTCTCCCTGCGCCAGCGCAGCGCACGGCAGCAGGAAGATGATGAAGAGCAGGAGTGCTGTCGGCAGCCGCATGGGATGGGCAAAGAAGTACCAACAGTGTAGCCGCGATTTACCTGTCCACGACAGTTGCCTCGCAGGGCAATCGCTCCCACCTTCGATGCGCACAAGGGCCGACGTCTTCCAGGGGGAGGACGGCTGGGGTGCCGGGGACCCGAGGCGGGTCACTCCGGGCTGGGGGCGCAATGAAGCGCGGATACATCCTGACGGGTGTTCTTCTGCTGGCGGGGTGGATGGGTGGCTGCCGTGACTCGGACCGCCTGACGTCCGTGGGCAAGCCGCGGCCTCCCGGGCCGACGCCGGTGGAATCCACGCCCACCCTTCCCGACTCCGAAAACTCACAGCCCCCGCCCGGCAGACCGCCGCCGGAGCCGGAGGTGGTGGACCCGCCGCCGCCCGACCCGGAGGCGGAGGTGTTGGACCCCACGCCCATCCCGACGACGGACGGCGTCCCGGGCCCCCTGCCGGGCGTCTACACGGACCAGGGCGAGGCGCCGGTGACGGACCTCATCCGCGGGCTCGTGTCCTTCCCCATCCGCGACCCGTCCGCGCTCGAGGAGCGCATCGCGGACATCTACAAGCCAGGCGGATCCCGCTTCCGTCAGTACATGACGCCCGCCGAGTGGATGGCGAAGCACGCTCCGTTGGAGAAGGACGTCACCGTCGTCACGGACTGGCTGAAGTCCGAGGGCATGCAGGTGCCCTACGTCGCCACCAACCGGCTGCTGGTGCAGTTCGTGGGCACGGTGGGCCAGTTCAACAAGGCGTTCGGCGTGACGCTGCGAGTGCTGGAGCGAAAGTCGCCGCAAGGCGGAAATGATCCGCACGACGTCTACGGCCTCGTGGAGACCATCAAGGCCCCCACGTTCGTGCAGCAGCGCATCCACGCCGTCGTGGCGTTGGACCTGCCGGCGGAGACGGGCACGCTGCCCGGCGAGTTCGGACAGCCGTCCACGGAGCCGCCGAACCCCGTCAGCCGCGGCCTCACGCCACAGCAGGTGGCGCGCGCGTACAACGTGGACTCGATCTATCAGCAGGGCCACCAGGGCCAGGGCATGAAGCTGGGCGTGGTGATTGGCGCCAGCTTCCGGTGGAAGGACGTGCGCGCCTTCTGGAAGATGTGGGGCATCGAGCGCGAGGACCCCAAGGTCATCCAGACCATGGAGCCGCCCGTCACGCGCTACCGCGAAGGCACGCTGGACGTGGAGTGGGCCGCGGCGATGGCACCCAAGGCGGAGGTGCTCGTCTACATGGGCCCGGACGCGCGCAACACGTCCATGCTCTACACCTACAACGAGGCCATTGGCCGCGGCGAGGTGAGCGTCATCACCACGTCCTTCGCCCACCGCGAGGACTCCGAACCCAAAGCGGTGCATGAGGCCTACAGCCACGCCAGCACCATGGCCGCCGCGCTGGGCATCACCGTCGCGGCGGCGAGCGGCGACTCCGCGGGCGTGGACGTCCCGGGCAACAGCCCCTACGTCACCGCCGTGGGCGGCACGCAGTTGAAGATGAACGGCATGACGGTGACGGGCGAGACGGCCTGGTACTACTCCGGCTCCGGCATCACCCGCACCTTCGCCACGCCGGAATGGCAGAAGGGCCTGGTCCCGATGCCCGCCAAGCGCGCGGTGGTGGACGTCGCGCTGAACGCGGACACCGGCTACTGGTACACGTGGCTGGGCGTCACCACGCCCAACACCGGCACGTCGTTCTCCTCGCCCATCTTCGCGGGGATCATGACGGTGGTGAACGGCGCGCGCGCGGACGCGGCGAAGCCGAGGGTGGGCTGGCTCAACTCGCAGCTCTACACGCTGCCCGCGGTGCAGCAGACGTTCCGCGACATCACCGTGGGCGTCACCGACCGTCAGTACGAAGCCGGGCCGGGCTGGGACATCCCCACCGGCTGGGGCGCACCCGACGCGGAGGGACTGCTGCGGACCCTGCCCTGAGCGGGCGGGTGACATAGGGCGGACGGGCAACCGAGCCCCGCCCCGGCTGTCATCCCGGATTGACGGGGTGTGAATGCATGCGCAGGGCGTGCTGTTCGGGACAGGACCATGTCCTTGCCCCCCCTGCGCGCATCCCTGTCCTGCCTCCTGCTTCTCGCAGCCGCTTGCAGCAATGCCGTCGCGGGACCGAGCGATGCCGTGGCGGAGAGCCCCTCCACGTCCGCTCCGGGGACCGTCGTCGGGACGCCCACTTCGCCCACCGCGCCCGTGGAGGACGTGGGCCAGGTGCCCACCACGCCGACGCCCACCGACACGGTGACGCCCGTGGAGACGCCCGCGCCCGAGACGCCGGTCGTCAGCACGCCTGCTCCCACGACGGGCGTGTGCTCGCCGCTCGGCTCGCTGTCCAGCCTGACGGGCAACCTGACGACGTGGCTCCAGACGGCGCCCATCGCCACGGCCAACAGCGGCGGCTTCAAGGAGCCGGGCGGCACGGAGCTCGCCGCGTTCGAGGGCGCGTTCCGCACGCTGCTCACCGAAGGTCCCACGCCGCGGGTGGTGCAGGACCTGGCGGGGATGGGCTACGGCGTGTCCACCTTCCGCAATGACACGGGCGGCGGGTGGCTGGTGGTGCGCGAGCAGGGCCTGCTGTCGCGCGGCGGCGGCACCTTCATCATCAACCTGTTCCCCGCGCGCGACCTGTGGCTGGAGGCGCCGCACGCGGACTCTGATGAGGGCACGCTGCGTCAGACGGCCACGCAGCTGGTGACCCTGGGCGCTCGAGCGCTTCTCATCACCGGCAGCAACCGCTGCGCCGTCACCACCGCCAGCCCGTGCAGCGGCACCACCAGCGTGTGCGGCACGAAGGGCCTGCGCATCTCCGACGCCGCGCACTACGGCAACAACTTCTTCACCGCCGCGCACCGCGCGCTGCGCGACACGTACCCGGACGCCATCGCCGCCAGCATCCACGGCATGGACGCGGGCGACGGTCCCGAGGCCGCCGTGGTGAGCGACGGCACCAGCGCGCCGCGGCCGGATGCGCTCTCCAACCGCCTGCGCGACTCGCTCAACACCCACCTGACGGGCACCAAGAAGGCCTTCTCCTGCAACGCGGCGGATGACTCGGGCAAGCACCGCACGCTGTGCGGCACCAGCAACGTGCAGGGCCGCATCGACAACGGGGCCTCCGACGCTTGCTTCGCGGAGGCCGCCGCCGCCACGGACCGCTTCGTCCACCTGGAGCAGTCCGCCACGCTGCGCGGCACCGGCGCGTCGTCCAAGGCCGTCATGCAGGCGCTCGCGGACACCGTGCCCTGCACGCTCGGCGGTTCCGGCCTGGGCTGCCCTGCCGTGGTCGCGCAGGACTGCCCGTGAAGTGTCTCGCGAGAGACGTCCGCACGTGCCGTGCCAGGCGGCTGCTCGCCACGTGAAGCAGGCGGGCTGATCCGTCCGCGGATCCGATACCAGTGTCCGGGGCTGGGCATTCAGTGACACTGGAGGCCCGAAGTTTCGGTTGGACAGCGGACGCTTCTCAGCAGCCGAGAGGGGCAACCCTGGTCGGGTCCGGCGCCCTCCCTAGATTCGAGCGGCCACCATGGCGCTCCTTTCGACCCTGACACTCTTCCCGGCCTACTCCCTCGATACCTCCATCCTGGTGGCGGTGCTCGTGGGCGTGCTCATCCTGGCGCTCCTCACGGAGACGCTCGGGTGGGTGTTCGTGGGCCTCGTGGTTCCCGGCTACCTGGCCTCGGTGTTCGTCATCCACCCGGAGGCGGGCTGCACCGTCGTCGCCGAGTCGCTGCTCACGTACGGCCTGGCGCTGGCGTTCTCCAGCGGACTGTCCCGCACGGGGGCCTGGAGCGAATTCTTCGGCCGAGACCGCTTCTTCGCCGTGGTGCTCGCCAGCGTGGTGGTG belongs to Corallococcus exiguus and includes:
- a CDS encoding helicase C-terminal domain-containing protein, whose translation is MGSSELFTRHVFLDLETTGLDPRVDEVIEVGCLFFEHGREVDRFSQLYSASRPLNLTIRRLTGLSDAQLAGQPRFDAERAQLRERLKGWTVVAHNAPFEKGFLPDVLGGVPVLDSCELMHYLHPELPSHSLESLMRWAKLGSQQPHRALHDCVAVHAVLVHALDGCVRDGRAEDVADLLSTMDPRARASLGPTPLLDALSDEDARDLAMDAEARPLLELLSRLWEACRATPTPLNLETTGGFLRARPERKRANGGRPPPEPELDATPLPVRPEEVAQVLGPGGALERGGGFLSRPAQLEMAQAVARTLSDGGQVAVEAGTGTGKSLAYLTPAALFASRNGLKVGVAPHTKTLQDQLLEKDLPRLHQATGGAFGYALLKGQTNYLCRRRALEATRVEPGMNHSARAPRAYVRAYMRRSVDGDLDRLSHWFRERFPGMHGLVPAVRSEAATTLGERCPHHHKCFYHSAVAQAREADVLVINQSLAFAWPARYGRLDHLVLDEAHELEDVATTALTVELSDLAFLRLTERLHGRDGRRGLFAELRRALAATRRDESRVLMSEVDDALRTLLQEARLLGEQVTALCEPAAAMPGEDADDAAYAPELRVTDAVRALPAWEPVREGLVAVRTALQRVHTLLSVRVLAALPELAVKQPSLERELAGATTELGELSVLAGELAGEPDAKRCYAARAEPRKARWSVGAQPVDVSESVAKDFAANKRALVMASATLGTGDPVPFVLKRLGLRPPILRAPSPFHLGQQALVVLVTDAPRAHEEPFIDWASGRISGLAQVMGGRVLGLFASTRRLERVAREVQARLEPHGIEVLRQSRGHGRSLAARQERDTGTVLLGTKSFWQGVDIPGRGVGCVFIDKLPLEPASRPLVAAREEPLAKAGNEYLGFLQYRLPRALLLLRQGVGRLIRSTTDRGIVVVADPGHASYRPLLLQALAGYRVVALPWAQARLLLHSELLQMGLTADTARV
- a CDS encoding HAMP domain-containing protein; amino-acid sequence: MTTTTAQAPTTKRRWRNFLLDAPFQLRLTAYIVGVTLVMAALLGIFLVRAANSLLHETATAVDARSAAAEVSRELSGATLSNELMAHMNDPAFEKQFREQAQAIDAKYDAERAAIVTQRAELERHQQLTWWVLGGCLVSFIAVVALATIVVTHRMVGPLFRIKRMMREVAEGHLNPPQHGLREGDELQDVFEVARDMTQRLRAQQTEDARALSEALAQAKTSGATGPWVDELTALETRYRERLAR
- a CDS encoding HEAT repeat domain-containing protein, encoding MRLPTALLLFIIFLLPCAALAQGDTRITFLGRQLEKGRDPRARSQAALVLGATEDPEAVTPLCGGLKDPSELVRAAVAKGLGALLEPKGLDCLQAVQGEADATVQAAVAESIKVIKAFQSRRPRFYLSLDALKDKTGSVPAELVKVTQERLRSKLVRRGAQMAPEKESKAAAKGALKKLGVHGYRITAEIQATDSGGLRLQLLCMTYPEQSLMGQVEVNAAGAPPADLLKALIPRAIEEAAATFEWSSET
- a CDS encoding S53 family peptidase, which produces MKRGYILTGVLLLAGWMGGCRDSDRLTSVGKPRPPGPTPVESTPTLPDSENSQPPPGRPPPEPEVVDPPPPDPEAEVLDPTPIPTTDGVPGPLPGVYTDQGEAPVTDLIRGLVSFPIRDPSALEERIADIYKPGGSRFRQYMTPAEWMAKHAPLEKDVTVVTDWLKSEGMQVPYVATNRLLVQFVGTVGQFNKAFGVTLRVLERKSPQGGNDPHDVYGLVETIKAPTFVQQRIHAVVALDLPAETGTLPGEFGQPSTEPPNPVSRGLTPQQVARAYNVDSIYQQGHQGQGMKLGVVIGASFRWKDVRAFWKMWGIEREDPKVIQTMEPPVTRYREGTLDVEWAAAMAPKAEVLVYMGPDARNTSMLYTYNEAIGRGEVSVITTSFAHREDSEPKAVHEAYSHASTMAAALGITVAAASGDSAGVDVPGNSPYVTAVGGTQLKMNGMTVTGETAWYYSGSGITRTFATPEWQKGLVPMPAKRAVVDVALNADTGYWYTWLGVTTPNTGTSFSSPIFAGIMTVVNGARADAAKPRVGWLNSQLYTLPAVQQTFRDITVGVTDRQYEAGPGWDIPTGWGAPDAEGLLRTLP